The Anomaloglossus baeobatrachus isolate aAnoBae1 chromosome 10, aAnoBae1.hap1, whole genome shotgun sequence genome has a segment encoding these proteins:
- the LOC142254400 gene encoding conserved oligomeric Golgi complex subunit 8-like: MASPAIFQSLLSQALGSALSVALVHWYQALHRCSYHPFVQILAVAFNDLRLCCPVALTEEVTITLQDALEKVVKSILTFHRAEDAAFSPQERELFIQFCTVFLEDLTPYLNRCLQVLFPPAQRAQILGVAPTHLSRYGNLGSINVVPLHEALEGLLPQKEPDIIPTPEAEPEKSQPSIEKAETKMEDAQIVSAVSELPAGDDAT, from the exons ATGGCGTCTCCTGCTATTTTCCAGTCTCTCCTTTCTCAGGCTTTGGGCTCTGCATTGTCTGTGGCTTTGGTGCACTGGTATCAGG CTCTGCACCGGTGCAGTTATCACCCATTTGTTCAGATCTTAGCTGTGGCCTTTAATGACCTGCGACTCTGCTGTCCGGTGGCTCTGACCGAAGAAGTGACCATCACCTTGCAGGACGCCTTGGAGAAG GTCGTTAAATCCATCCTGACGTTCCACCGAGCCGAGGATGCTGCATTCAGCCCCCAGGAGCGGGAACTCTTTATCCAATTCTGCACTGTCTTTTTGGAGGACCTGACCCCGTATCTGAACCGCTGCTTACAGGTCCTCTTTCCTCCAGCGCAAAGAGCACAAATACTTG GTGTCGCCCCCACTCACCTCTCCCGTTACGGCAATCTGGGTTCTATCAATGTGGTTCCGCTGCATGAAGCCTTGGAGGGTTTATTACCTCAGAAGGAGCCTGACATTATCCCCACACCCGAGGCCGAGCCGGAGAAATCTCAACCATCCATAGAGAAGGCGGAAACGAAGATGGAGGATGCACAGATTGTGTCCGCGGTGTCTGAGCTTCCGGCCGGAGATGACGCCACATGA